From one Bacillus sp. FJAT-42376 genomic stretch:
- a CDS encoding helix-turn-helix transcriptional regulator, giving the protein MKKIKELRKRHGHTLKDLAEKVNYDPSNLSKIERGINQPSLTLLTRIAEVYSKDLDYFVEEDKKWYSDSEKTLIHEMDLASPTIIENFNFYIDGQKITKEELEFMVELTRNLRNIVKKSEK; this is encoded by the coding sequence ATGAAAAAGATAAAGGAACTTAGGAAACGCCACGGACATACCCTAAAAGACCTGGCTGAAAAAGTGAATTATGACCCAAGCAATCTTTCCAAAATCGAACGGGGCATTAACCAGCCTTCATTAACCCTCCTTACAAGGATTGCAGAAGTATACTCTAAAGATCTGGACTACTTTGTCGAAGAGGATAAAAAATGGTACTCCGACAGTGAGAAAACCCTCATTCATGAGATGGACCTGGCTTCTCCGACGATTATAGAAAACTTCAACTTTTATATAGACGGGCAGAAAATAACAAAAGAAGAATTGGAATTTATGGTGGAGCTGACGAGAAATTTGAGAAACATTGTGAAAAAAAGTGAAAAATGA
- a CDS encoding metalloregulator ArsR/SmtB family transcription factor produces MDLITIFKALSNDTRLNILEWLREPEKHFQKAQAHLPREVNKQGGVCVGDIQEKANLSQSTVSNYLSMLQKAGLLLSVRHGQWTYYRRNEELIQELSKYISKDL; encoded by the coding sequence ATGGACCTAATAACCATTTTTAAAGCACTTTCTAATGACACACGTTTAAATATATTAGAGTGGCTTCGGGAACCGGAGAAGCATTTCCAGAAAGCACAGGCTCATTTGCCGAGGGAGGTTAATAAGCAGGGCGGAGTTTGTGTAGGAGATATTCAGGAAAAAGCAAATCTGTCCCAGTCCACCGTTTCCAATTATTTATCGATGCTCCAGAAAGCCGGTCTGCTCCTTTCAGTCAGGCACGGGCAATGGACGTATTACCGCAGAAATGAAGAACTCATACAGGAGCTCTCGAAGTATATCTCAAAGGACCTATAA
- a CDS encoding DMT family transporter: MKILFYAAAVLAGVSLAFEGAIAGQLGTVIGELESSYYIFMMGTILLGLITLFFGKGNLANIFKAPKWNLTGGLLGTVYLTILVISIPFVGIGVSMVSVIVGQMITSMVIEHFGWLGSEKITISKERVAAIVCMGAALFFIF, encoded by the coding sequence ATGAAAATATTGTTTTATGCTGCTGCAGTGCTTGCCGGAGTTTCCCTTGCATTTGAAGGAGCGATTGCCGGTCAGCTTGGAACGGTGATCGGTGAGCTTGAGAGCAGTTATTACATCTTTATGATGGGGACCATTCTTCTGGGTTTGATCACGTTATTCTTCGGCAAAGGGAATCTGGCGAATATTTTTAAAGCCCCTAAATGGAACCTGACAGGCGGATTGCTCGGAACAGTATACTTAACGATTCTCGTTATAAGCATTCCTTTCGTCGGAATCGGGGTATCCATGGTCTCCGTGATTGTCGGTCAAATGATCACTTCAATGGTCATCGAACATTTTGGCTGGCTTGGAAGTGAAAAGATCACGATCAGCAAGGAACGGGTTGCAGCGATTGTCTGTATGGGTGCGGCGCTGTTCTTCATATTTTAG
- a CDS encoding DMT family transporter, which produces MSIVMAVLALFGGVTLSAQSSINGAFSKKTGTFETSFFTFLTGFMFLTVIVIFFGEGNILNILEVPKWQLICAILGTAYMFLTVLSVPFIGVTAASIATVIGQLGGSMLVDHFGWFESKHIPFDWERAAGVLLMILALYFIFKGNKKAAKQAAS; this is translated from the coding sequence ATGAGTATTGTTATGGCCGTATTAGCTCTGTTCGGGGGTGTGACTCTTAGTGCGCAATCCTCTATCAACGGGGCATTCAGCAAAAAGACCGGCACATTTGAAACATCGTTCTTCACATTTTTAACAGGCTTTATGTTTTTAACGGTTATTGTTATTTTTTTCGGCGAGGGAAATATTTTGAACATCCTGGAAGTGCCGAAATGGCAGCTGATTTGTGCGATTCTTGGAACAGCTTACATGTTTTTGACGGTGCTTTCTGTCCCATTCATTGGAGTAACTGCCGCAAGTATTGCAACTGTCATTGGCCAGCTGGGAGGGAGTATGCTTGTTGACCACTTCGGCTGGTTTGAGAGCAAGCATATTCCGTTTGATTGGGAGCGTGCTGCCGGCGTTCTGCTCATGATCCTTGCTTTATACTTTATTTTTAAAGGAAATAAGAAAGCCGCTAAGCAGGCTGCATCATAA
- a CDS encoding NAD(P)H-dependent oxidoreductase, whose amino-acid sequence MKKILIVNGHEYYSKSKGKLNSTLFQTMRETLNERFSLKETTVQMGYDVQEEIKKWEWADAVIFQTPIYWFSIPGLFKHYIDQVYMDNIFFKGSDRYGQGGQFTEKHYMFSVTWNAPETAFNREDDFFEGKSVDEALFHLHKMQQFIGMKQLPTFACYNVVKNPDAEKAVAELREHLNRIFR is encoded by the coding sequence ATGAAGAAGATCCTGATTGTGAACGGACATGAGTATTACAGCAAATCAAAAGGAAAATTGAACTCCACATTATTCCAAACCATGCGGGAAACTCTGAATGAGCGTTTTAGCTTGAAGGAAACGACTGTGCAGATGGGCTACGATGTACAGGAGGAAATCAAAAAATGGGAATGGGCAGACGCTGTCATTTTCCAAACTCCGATTTATTGGTTCAGTATTCCGGGGCTGTTTAAGCATTATATCGATCAAGTCTATATGGATAACATTTTCTTCAAAGGTTCTGACAGGTATGGCCAGGGAGGACAATTCACGGAAAAACATTATATGTTCTCCGTAACCTGGAATGCCCCGGAGACCGCGTTCAATCGTGAAGACGATTTTTTTGAAGGAAAAAGTGTAGATGAAGCATTGTTCCATCTTCACAAAATGCAGCAGTTCATCGGGATGAAGCAGCTGCCGACGTTTGCCTGCTACAACGTGGTAAAAAATCCTGATGCAGAAAAGGCAGTAGCAGAGCTGCGGGAACATCTGAACCGGATTTTTCGATAG
- a CDS encoding diguanylate cyclase has protein sequence MNILHIGNKESEAGIQEMDWPNHIQSEPNLSSAAAYKKNKVSKGFDLVLMSEEIWLDSPSKAAMEVKKNILSNGGCIIAILEDETSEKVNRLYRAGVNDYIVKPLIESKLLFRLNRISRGKDELDREGELLQAIRQLEKTNEKLKSLTDLDSLTGIYNRRFFHSFISERWEGQRDENFFVIMADIDKFKAFNDTYGHLKGDQCLKQVAQSLKKTSDKLNAMTARFGGEEFVVVVHTPDGEQVLSLAEEIRSSIEKLCVADEDSECPAKVTISLGVSSGSLNGISSYKELIDQADQCLYEAKRLGGNQVVQADIKTAVN, from the coding sequence ATGAACATTTTACATATAGGAAACAAAGAAAGTGAAGCAGGTATACAGGAAATGGATTGGCCGAATCACATCCAATCAGAGCCTAATCTGTCCTCTGCAGCAGCTTATAAAAAGAATAAAGTTTCAAAAGGATTTGACTTAGTTCTCATGTCTGAAGAGATTTGGCTGGATTCTCCCTCGAAAGCAGCCATGGAAGTTAAAAAGAACATTCTTTCTAACGGAGGATGCATTATTGCCATTCTGGAAGATGAGACTTCTGAAAAGGTAAACAGGCTGTACCGGGCAGGGGTAAATGATTATATTGTTAAACCGTTAATTGAAAGCAAACTTCTATTCCGGCTGAACCGCATATCACGCGGTAAGGATGAGCTGGATCGGGAAGGTGAATTGCTGCAAGCGATCCGTCAGCTGGAAAAAACGAATGAAAAGCTGAAAAGCCTGACGGATCTGGATTCATTAACCGGTATATATAACCGCAGGTTTTTCCATTCCTTTATTTCAGAACGATGGGAAGGGCAGCGCGATGAAAATTTCTTTGTGATCATGGCGGATATTGATAAGTTTAAAGCATTTAATGATACATACGGACACTTAAAAGGAGATCAGTGCCTAAAACAGGTAGCACAAAGCTTGAAAAAGACATCGGATAAGCTCAATGCGATGACGGCGCGCTTCGGCGGAGAAGAGTTCGTTGTCGTCGTTCATACTCCGGATGGGGAGCAGGTGCTGAGCCTGGCGGAAGAAATCAGGAGCAGCATTGAGAAACTGTGCGTAGCTGATGAAGACTCGGAATGCCCTGCGAAAGTGACGATCAGCCTCGGTGTTTCGTCGGGGTCACTAAACGGAATTTCCTCTTATAAAGAATTAATTGACCAAGCCGATCAGTGTCTGTACGAAGCAAAGCGGCTGGGGGGGAATCAGGTGGTCCAGGCTGATATAAAAACAGCGGTTAACTGA
- a CDS encoding LacI family DNA-binding transcriptional regulator, producing the protein MTTIKDIAKAAGVSVTTVSRALNGYSDVNEKTRKKIIEISKQLNYSPNILARGLVMNKSKTIGLLVSGFNKESIKDNFTFEVLSGINQYAAETDYDLVLFNTNSTKQREKTYAQLCRERRVDGVILQGIKTDDPYLQEVVESNIPCVLIDIPIQTENVGYVTTDNVLGAESAVRHLIELGHRHIAMVNGHEFAFVSQERLEGYKNALSNAGIPFCEELVLNGLFQEEASKGVTGQLLQEHPEVSAVFCASDLMAIGSVKAAAKLGLSVPEDLSIIGYDDILLSSYLTPSLTTIAQNKQMLGFQAAKLLTDMLENGSMPSHLVLDTELKIRQSTGKVKS; encoded by the coding sequence GTGACGACAATCAAGGATATTGCCAAGGCAGCGGGAGTATCGGTTACAACGGTTTCTAGAGCCTTGAACGGATATTCAGATGTGAATGAAAAGACGAGAAAGAAAATTATTGAGATCTCTAAACAGCTGAATTACAGTCCTAATATTTTAGCAAGAGGTCTTGTCATGAACAAATCCAAAACCATCGGTCTGCTCGTTTCCGGATTCAATAAGGAAAGCATAAAAGATAATTTTACGTTTGAAGTTCTTTCAGGGATCAATCAGTATGCGGCAGAAACCGATTATGATCTTGTTTTATTCAATACGAACTCGACTAAGCAGCGGGAGAAGACGTATGCTCAGCTTTGCCGTGAAAGAAGGGTAGACGGGGTGATTCTGCAGGGCATTAAGACGGATGATCCGTATTTGCAGGAAGTAGTGGAAAGCAACATTCCGTGTGTTTTAATTGATATTCCCATTCAGACGGAGAATGTCGGATACGTAACAACCGATAATGTATTAGGTGCCGAGAGTGCTGTCCGGCATTTAATAGAGCTGGGTCACCGTCATATCGCTATGGTGAATGGACATGAATTTGCCTTTGTCAGTCAGGAGCGTCTGGAAGGGTATAAAAATGCCCTCTCTAATGCGGGTATACCTTTTTGTGAAGAGCTCGTTCTAAATGGCTTGTTCCAGGAAGAAGCGTCAAAGGGAGTGACGGGTCAATTATTACAGGAGCACCCTGAAGTGTCAGCTGTTTTCTGTGCCAGCGACTTAATGGCCATTGGTTCGGTTAAGGCGGCTGCAAAGCTCGGTCTGTCCGTTCCGGAAGACCTGTCCATTATTGGCTACGACGATATTTTGCTTTCATCCTATCTAACTCCAAGCCTTACAACCATTGCGCAAAATAAGCAAATGCTCGGCTTTCAGGCGGCAAAACTGCTTACGGATATGCTTGAGAACGGGAGCATGCCATCCCATCTGGTTTTGGACACAGAATTAAAAATCCGCCAATCAACAGGAAAAGTAAAAAGCTGA
- a CDS encoding amylo-alpha-1,6-glucosidase, which yields MDYLVIKENDLFLLSEPNGDITGDHSYGLGLYSKDTRFLSKLELTINGEKPVLLSSDGSDNRISKVLLTNPHMEDNGELILWRESVQVERERFIAEEVLYETITLKNYFPKAVSFSIELAFEADFKDMFIVRGFQSGHVGERAGQAINENAFSIHYEGADQISRSTVVSWDKKPDDIQEHGLIAYHFDLEHGQEDSFTVKIQPLAGNGTKDILSREEALEKLTLSYEEWQQSSTTVKTDLVPLQNLLDRGMADLRVLMTDIGHGIFPVAGLPWFGVPFGRDSLIAALQMLAFNPEVAKGTLKTMASTQGTKVDPWRDEQPGKIMHEMRFGELANTNQIPFTPYYGTIDATPLYLILLTEYVKWTGDLKLAEELMDSVEQALLWIDEYGDRDGDLFVEYHQESSKGIANQGWKDSGDSIVHRNGDYAKTPIALAEVQGYVYQAKMGIADILDALDQKEKSARLKEQAEALKQKFEKEFWMEDKQFYAIALDQNKKQVGTITSNPGHVLFSGIIDSSRADKVADMLTSDKMFSGFGIRTMGEGEAGYNPMSYHDGSVWPHDNSMTLIGMSKLKQQKQAKKVMSGLIKAADHFEYERLPELFCGYSSAVGKAVKYPVACSPQAWAAGTPLIFIQSILGLFPDSLNKRISLSPDLLEEMNELQVSGISIGNGILSVRLYRSEKGTEFEITENTTGFEIITAGAGSPVQNN from the coding sequence ATGGACTATCTTGTTATAAAAGAAAATGACTTATTTCTATTATCAGAACCAAATGGAGACATAACAGGAGATCACTCTTACGGATTAGGTCTTTATTCGAAGGATACACGGTTTTTGAGCAAATTGGAGCTGACCATCAACGGAGAAAAGCCGGTTCTTCTCTCATCAGACGGATCGGATAACCGCATTTCAAAGGTGCTTCTGACAAACCCCCATATGGAAGACAACGGGGAACTGATCCTCTGGAGAGAATCTGTTCAAGTAGAGAGGGAGCGTTTTATCGCAGAAGAGGTCCTCTATGAAACCATCACCTTGAAAAACTACTTTCCTAAAGCTGTCTCCTTTTCGATCGAACTTGCCTTTGAAGCTGATTTTAAAGACATGTTTATTGTGAGAGGCTTTCAAAGCGGCCATGTAGGAGAAAGGGCCGGACAGGCAATTAATGAAAACGCATTCAGTATCCACTATGAAGGAGCCGATCAAATCAGCCGTTCGACCGTTGTTTCCTGGGATAAAAAACCGGATGACATACAGGAGCACGGGCTGATTGCCTATCACTTCGACTTGGAGCACGGGCAGGAAGATTCATTTACGGTCAAGATTCAGCCATTAGCCGGAAATGGAACAAAGGATATTCTTTCCCGTGAAGAAGCGCTGGAGAAATTAACCTTGTCCTATGAAGAATGGCAGCAGTCCAGTACGACGGTAAAAACAGATCTTGTTCCCCTGCAGAATCTGCTGGACCGGGGGATGGCGGATCTTCGGGTACTTATGACAGACATAGGACACGGAATCTTCCCGGTTGCCGGTCTGCCGTGGTTCGGAGTTCCATTCGGCCGTGATAGTTTAATAGCCGCCCTGCAAATGCTGGCGTTCAATCCAGAAGTGGCAAAGGGAACGCTCAAAACGATGGCGAGTACGCAAGGGACAAAGGTGGATCCGTGGAGAGATGAACAGCCTGGGAAGATTATGCATGAAATGCGCTTCGGTGAGCTTGCCAATACGAATCAAATTCCATTCACACCTTATTACGGAACGATTGATGCAACCCCATTGTATTTGATTCTTCTTACAGAGTATGTGAAATGGACAGGGGACCTGAAGCTTGCAGAAGAGCTGATGGATAGCGTTGAGCAGGCGCTGCTTTGGATTGATGAGTATGGAGACCGGGACGGGGACCTCTTCGTCGAATACCATCAGGAATCAAGCAAGGGAATCGCCAATCAGGGCTGGAAGGATTCCGGGGATTCAATCGTGCACCGGAACGGGGACTATGCAAAAACTCCGATCGCCCTCGCTGAAGTACAAGGATATGTGTACCAGGCAAAAATGGGCATTGCGGACATCCTCGATGCTCTTGATCAAAAAGAGAAATCAGCAAGACTGAAAGAGCAGGCAGAGGCCCTTAAGCAGAAGTTTGAAAAAGAGTTCTGGATGGAAGACAAACAGTTCTATGCCATCGCGCTGGACCAGAACAAGAAACAGGTCGGTACGATTACGTCCAACCCTGGCCACGTCCTGTTTTCAGGGATAATTGACAGCTCCAGAGCGGATAAAGTTGCGGATATGCTGACATCCGATAAAATGTTCTCCGGATTTGGAATCAGGACGATGGGCGAAGGCGAAGCCGGTTACAATCCGATGAGCTACCACGACGGAAGCGTCTGGCCGCACGATAACAGCATGACGCTGATTGGCATGAGCAAGCTGAAGCAGCAAAAGCAGGCGAAAAAAGTGATGTCAGGCCTGATCAAAGCAGCCGATCATTTTGAATACGAACGCCTTCCGGAATTATTCTGCGGTTATTCATCAGCGGTCGGCAAGGCGGTTAAATATCCGGTTGCCTGTTCGCCGCAGGCATGGGCAGCAGGTACTCCGCTCATTTTTATCCAATCGATTCTTGGGTTATTCCCGGACAGCCTGAATAAAAGAATCAGCTTGTCTCCTGATCTCCTGGAAGAGATGAATGAGCTTCAGGTAAGCGGGATTTCGATCGGGAACGGAATTCTTTCTGTGCGGCTATACCGTTCAGAAAAAGGGACGGAATTTGAGATTACTGAGAATACAACGGGGTTTGAGATTATTACCGCGGGAGCAGGCTCTCCGGTCCAAAACAAT